TTTTTATAGGTGATATCATCGTATTCTTTGACCGTTTTCCAGTTTATTTCCATGGTAATTTGATTTAAAATTTTCCTGCAAGATAACAGCCTTACAGGAATTTTGTTGAATTTTAGTGCAGGATTGATCATTATGGGTAAAATCATTATTGAAAACAGAACTTATGGTTTTGATGAAATCAAGGAAGGAAATTGGTTGGAAAATGACCCCTATTTCCATCAGGCCCTGACGTTCTGTCAGTTGTGGCTTAAGGGGGCAACGGTATTTGAAATGCCCACCTCAGGCTCCACCGGTGAACCCAAAGACATTCAGGTCAACAGGAAGCAAATGGAAATTTCAGCCGCAGCGACGAGGGATTTTTTCCAAATCCCAAAAGGAGCCAAAATGCTTTGCTGTCTGAATATTTGGATGGTGGCAGGAAAGATGATGTTGGTCAGGGCGATGGAATGGGAGGCAGAACTTTACCTGGTCAAGCCCAGTGACAATCCTTTGCTGGAGTTGTATTTGGAATTTGATTTTGCGGCCATGGTTCCCCTTCAAGTGTCTGCCTGTCTGGAAAATGAAAAAACTGTACCTGTCCTGAAAAAAATCAAACACCTGATTATTGGGGGGGCACCTTCCTCTCCTACACTGATCCAAAATATACTGAATTCAGGGATCCGCGCATACCAAACTTATGGCATGACCGAGACAGTGTCCCATATTGCTTTGGCCAAAATCAACAGAGAGGAACTCGTCTATGAAGTTTTGCCGGGAGTGGAGATTGGAACAGACCAAGAACAAAGGCTATGGATCAAAGCACCTATGGCCTCACATCAAATCCTTCAGACCAATGATTTGGTAAAAATGATAGACAAAAGTCATTTCCAATGGCTGGGCAGGGCTGATTTCACGATCAATTCCGGGGGGATCAAACTACAACCCGAGCTAATGGAACCCAAGATTGCACCGGCTTTTGAAGCTATTTTCGGACACCAGCATTTTTTCCTGTTTGGCAAAGAAGATGAAAGACTTGGCCAAAAATTGGTTTTGGTCATTGGTCATGAGGATAAAGACGTTACAAAGGAACAGTTATTGCGGAATGCATTGAAGAACCTGTTCAACAGGTACCATTTACCAAAAGAAATCCTTTATGTTAAGGAATTCGTAAAAACAGCATCCGGTAAAATCAACCGACCTGCAACCTTTCAAAATAGCCAATGAAAATATCAATCATTATCTTGATGCTTTTTTCCTTTTTTCAAGCCATCCAGGAAAAAAACTCCCTCACCCTGACGGTCACCAAGGTGAAAAATAATCAGGGAGTAGTAAGGGTCCTTTTGTTCAGGGGCGGGGATGGTTTTCCCGATGCGGTTGAAAAAGCCTATGCCAATGCTTCCCTGAAGATTGAGGGCAATAAGGCCAGTATTACCTTTGATAATATTCCCACCGGAAATTATGCCTTTTCGGTATTTCATGATTCTCAGAATACAGGTAAGCTACGTACCAATGCCTTAGGGATTCCGAGGGATGGCTATGGTTTTTCCAACAATGCCATGGGAACTTTTGGACCTCCAAGTTTTGAAAAAGCCGCTTTCAGGGTGACCGCCGGTAAAAATTATGTTCAGATCAACCTGAGATAATTTATTTTTGCGCCAAAAATTTACTTCCAAATGATTTTATTGGATTATCCCTACGTTTCAGATTTCCTGAAAGACACCATTGTACAAAACCAATTTCCGGTAATTGCCACGAGTGAAGCGATTGCCATCATGGAGGACAGGCCGGCCAACTGGATTTCTGAACAAAAGGCAGTGGCGCAAATCAGGCAAAATCCACTTTTGCACCTATATACCAATTCAGAAAACAGCATCGCCTGGATTAAGCAACACCTTTCCGATACTTCCCTCCCTGAAAAAATTGAGACCTTTAAAAACAAATTCAGGTTCAGACAATTGATTCAGGAAGCTTATCCGGATTATTTTTTCAGCGCTGCCCAACTTTCCGATTTGAGGAAAATGGATGTATCCGCATTTAAATTCCCTTTCATCATCAAACCTGCGATTGGATTCTTCAGTATCGCGGTTCACAAAGTCGATAAGGTGGAGGATTGGCCGGAAATAGTAAGTAAAATTGAAGAACAGATCAAAAAGACCAGTAATCTTTATCCCCAGGAAGTGGTCAGCGATACAGAATTCATCATAGAATCTTACATCAAAGGGGAAGAGTACGCTTTTGACTGTTACTTCAACGAAAAGGGTGAGCCTACCATCCTCAATGTGCTTCACCATGTTTTTATGTCAGAGGCAGATGTAAGTGACAGGGTTTACACAAGTTCCAAAGCAATCATTGAAAGGTTAAGCCCAGCCATTATGGAATTTCTTCATTTGGTGGGAAAGAAAATTGACCTGAGGAATTTTCCTTTGCATATAGAAATCAGAGAAACAGCTCCGGGAAAAATCATCCCGATTGAAGTCAACCCTATGCGTTTTGGGGGCTGGTGCACCACCGCAGACCTGACCTGGTTTACATATGGTATAAATTCTTATGAATACTTTTTCAAGTCCCAAAAACCTGATTGGGAAAAAGTTTTCAAAGGAAGGGAAAATAAAAAATACAGTTTGATCTTATTGGACAACCAATCGGATGTGCCACAAGAGTCCATCGCCTATTTTAATTTTGATACGCTGGCCAAGGATTTTGAAAATCCCCTGCATGTCCGCAAGGTCAATATGGATAAATTCGGGGTTTTCGGTTTCCTATTTACCGAAACCAGTGAAGGTAATGAAAGGGAGTTGGATGAGATCCTGCATTCCGACCTTAAAAAGTACATGGTTTTGAAGTAATTTAAACCGCAAGGAATCCAAGGAAATCCCAAAGAGGGCAAAATCTGTAAAATTCGTGGCCTTTTTTCCGCGTCCATCTGCAGCCATCCGCGGTTCAATATAATCTCACCATCCCTTCCCGTCCGTGCAAGCGGGGGCGTTCAAATCCCACTCAGGTTTCATATCGTCGGCGTGGGACGGGAATCAATTGTTCAGCAGATTCCTGCACCGACTCGGGGGCAGAGGATTGGTCATTATACCCGGGGTAAAACCCTGGGTTACCACTAGACAGGCCCTACGGCCTGATTCACAAAAGGCTTCTATTACATCTACCTGAGAAGACCCAGCGCCAGCTGCTTGGTGTTCTTCTTTCGTCTTATCTACTCAAAACGCTTGAGTTATTTAGGAAAACCTCCCTATTAAAGAACAAAGCTCCTCACCCCTTCAAGACTTCCTCATTCCTCATTCTACATTCTCCGCTAATACTCCATAATTAAAGGAGATGCTTCACTACGTTCATCAGGACGGTTAGCTATACACTCACTCCTACTTTCAAAACTCCAACTCCACAACTTGACAACCTGACAACTCCTAATCCCTCATTCAACATTTCCCCCTTTTACCTTGTCTCGTATTACTCCTCAATACATTTCCCTAACTTTACACCCTCAATTTGACAATTATGAGTGATTCTCAGGGCACACGTATCAATAAATACCTCAGTGAGGTGGGCTTTTGTTCCAGAAGGGCTGCCGATAAGCTGATTGAAGAGGGCAAGGTAACCATCAATGGGAAAGTCCCGGAGATGGGCACCAAAATGATGCCCGGAGATGAGATACGGGTCAATGGGAAATTGATTGCTGAGCCTGAGGAAGAACATGTTTATATTGCCTTCAACAAACCGGTGGGTATCGTCTGCACCACAGACACCAAATCAGAAAAGGACAACATCATCGATTACATCAACCATCCAAAACGGATCTTTCCGATCGGAAGATTGGACAAACCAAGTGAAGGCCTCATCCTTTTGACCAGTGATGGGGATATTGTCAATAAAATCCTGAGGGCCAAAAACAACCACGAAAAAGAATATATAGTGACAGTAGACCGGATCATAACTTCAGATTTTATCCGTAAAATGTCCGACGGCATTCCTATCCTGGGTACTGTTACTAAAAAATGTGAGGTAAAATCACTGGGAAAATACAAATTCAAAATCACCCTGTCACAGGGATTTAACAGACAGATCCGCCGGATGTGTGAATACCTCTGCTATAATGTAACCAAATTAAAAAGAATTAGGATCATGAACATTCCCTTGGACTTGCCTATCGGAAAATGGAGGGATCTTAAACCCCAAGAACTCAGGGAGATCAACCTTCTCGTAGCAGATTCTAGTAAAACCCACGATGATTAAGTTTGATGATGAAGTTTTTTTGGCATGAAATTGGTTTTTGGAGATTGAAAAAATCAATCACAAAGACAATGAAACGAGTATCCAAATTTTCCAATCTATTATCCATTTTAATCTTAGTTTCTTTTCTAGCTGCCTGCAAAAATTGGAATAACACCCAAAAAGGAGCAGTCATCGGTGCGGGAACCGGAGCGGCTGTAGGTGCTGTCATAGGAAATAAAAGCGGTCAGGCAGGACGTGGCGCAGGGATTGGGGCAGTCATAGGTGGTGTAGCAGGTACGGCCATCGGGGTTTATATGGACAAACAGGCCAAGAAGATGGAAGAACAAATCAAAGATGCAGAGATCGAACGGGTTGAGGAAGGTATCAAGGTAACTTTTGCTTCAGGAATTCTCTTTGGTTTTGATTCCTATTCCCTCACACCGGCATCACAGGAAAACCTGATGAAATTTGCAGAAATATTAAAAGAATATCCTGACACGGATATCATGATAGAGGGACATACGGACAACAGGGGCAGCAGATCTTATAATCAGGGACTTTCTGAAAGGAGAGCACAATCTGTAAGAAATTACCTAAGAATGCAGGGTGTATCAGAAAGCAGAATGCAGACCGTAGGATATTCCTTTGACCGCCCGGTTGCCAGCAATGACACTGATGAAGGTAGGGCCAAAAACAGAAGGGTAGAAATCCTCATCACTGCCAATGAAAACCTGGTCGAGAAAGCTGAAAAAGGGGAAATCAGGAATTAAAAAGAAAAAAATTAAAAGAGCCATTTGAACAAAGTGGCTCTTTGACTTTTCTTCTGTTGAAATATTTTTTTTTACTGTCGTCCGACTAAAATAAGAAATTTAAAATAAAGTCCTCTAATGAAGTTTTAGAGGTGTTTTTTGTTGAAAGTCAAAAAGCACCCCCTATCCGGAAAGGAATAATTGGGTTTGTACATTTTGGATGTCTTTTTGAAATATACTTTTAAAGTAAGCTTCAGGAAAAAGTAGGAACTTTTCAAGACTGACGTAGGAGCAAAGATTTTTTGCGGCTACCATGACCATGGTCGAGAAGTCTTCAGCCTCTTTTATCCGCTTATGTAGAACTGTAAACAGGAGGTTGAGTATCAATGCCACCCAAATCTGGATTTTGATCCCGTTCTCGCTGTCCGACAAAAAATATCTGAGTTCAAAATTCTGCTTGATCTGCTTGAAAAGCACTTCGATAACCCACCTGTTCTTATAGAGAAGAGCTATGGTTAGGGCATCCAATCCCTTAAGATTGGTGATAAACTCCAGCGTTTCACCGCTTTCAGGGTCAGCATAAACCACCAGTCTGGCTTCAACTGTCCGAGAAACTCCCTTCTCCCTGTAGCTCAGTGAGATAATCTGGTCCTTGATGATGTCCAAGGCATGCGTACAGTCAAACTCACTGACCACTTCATATCTTGCATTGTCTTTTTTTCTGGTCACAAAATATCTGTTTGAACTGTCCCACTTTTCAAAGCAGGAATAGCGGTTATATCCTTTGTCGAAAACAGCTATCCCGTGCTCAGGCAGATCCATCACTTTTAAAAACATATTTTCATTTGTGGCCGCAGAACGGATACATATGAAGTTGGGAACGCCTTCTGCCAGATTCATTTTGGCAAATATCTTGGCACCACCTTTTTTCTTTCCGTTCAGGGGATTGCGTCCGGCCCCTCTGAGGATTTCCTTGAACAGCGTGACCGTTGAGGAATCAAAAACCTCAACACGGCTGAGGTCGACCTCTCCACCGATATCGAGCCAATTTCCTACCAAAGATGCCCTATAGTATGAATACAGCCCTTTGTATAGTTGTTCAAAAACACGATAACTGCGTTTACGGTTTGCATCAGAAAGGGTACTCCTGGCAGGTAGCTGCTTCATTCCAAAAGGAATAAGCTTGGTTATGATCAGGCCGATGTTTTTGCAGACCTCTCTAAGACTGCTGTTTCTGGTCAACACCGCATAAAACATGCAGATGAAGTGATCACTTGTTTTGAGTTTCTTGTAGTACCTATCCGAGTTTTCTTCCTCAACGACCTGATTCAATAGCTCTTTGGGAATAAGAGAGAGGAGTTGAGCGATAATAGGATGCCCAGACAAAAATTTATGCTTAAATTGTGTCACGTTGTTGGTTCTTGGTCGAAACAACAATATGAAAAAGATGGGTAAGCTCCAAAAGGGCTGCCCATCTTTGATTTTTGTACTATTCTAGGATTTTATTTTTTATATTGCCTCAGTTCTCGGAGGACAGTAATTTTTTTTTAAATTCTCAATCTGTTTTTTTATTCTCTTTTATGATCATCCGGCATCATTCCACTAACAGAATTTCAAAGAATTGACCGGTATTAAAGAACCAATATCCATGAATTTCCTATCTCAAAAAATTTTGGCCTGGTCAAAAACCACATAAATAATGATAACTGATATCATTAGGGACATAGATAATTAATAATTTGATAAATGACTTTGTTAAGAGTTTTATTAAAGCGTAGGTATTTTTAGGCTTTATTGGTTACATGGAAAACTCTGACTTGTATTTACTCAGTAAGATCATCAAAGATAATGTCAGGTCTTATGAAGCAATATTTAATAAATATTGGGAGATGGTCTTTAAGTTTATTGTAAAAAAAAACAGGTGATTACAGTCAGGCGGAGGATATTGTTCAAGAAGTCTTTCTTTTGGTATGGAACCGAAGAAAAAGCCTCCATATACATACGAACCTAAAAAATTATCTCTTGGCAGTAGCGAAGTATATGTATTTCAAGTCAATTGATACACAAACTTTACAGTTGGACGGAGAAGAATTGGAAGCATGCGGGATTGATCCCTACACACCTGAGACCTGCCTAGAGTTCGATGAACTACACCACCGTTATCTTCAATGCATTGAAAAACTGCCTGAAAAATACAAAGAAGTCTTTAAGCTCAGCCAACATGAGTCTCTTTCGATAACAGAAATTTCCGCCAAACTAAAGCTTGCGCCCCAGACAGTCAGCAATCGTTTGACAGCAAGTAAACAGTTGATTAGACAGGACCTGAAAAAACACTATCCCTTATTACTTTTTTTATTTTTAAATTGATTATTAATTTTTCATGTCTTTTTTTGAAAATTTATTAACGAAATGGTAATCATTTTTTAGGGTAAGAAAGTCAGTTTTGAGACACATATCTATGTAGTCTCAAATTATATGATGGACATACCCAAAAAAATCCGGCTTTTAATCTATAAAGATCTACGGGGCAAATCCTCGGTCAATGAACAGGAAGATTTAGACAAATGGTTTTTTGCTTATGAACATCCCAGCTATCCCCTAAGTTCCAGGTCGCTCAAAACCATCAAAAACCGTCAAAAGAAATTTTTAAAAAGTCAGATACAGTACAAATATTCTTTAGTTGATCAATACAAAAAATTTGCCGCTGTATTTATACTTTTTTCAATAGCCATTTCCGCGTATTTCTTATCAAATAGGGATTTTCCAAAATCTCAGCAGGAGAAGCCTGTTTTCTACCAGGAAATTTCTGCCAAGTTTGGAGAAAGAAAACTCATCAAGCTTAATGATGGAACCCAAGTGAAATTATTTGGTCCAACATCATTATTTATCCATGAAGATTATCCAATACTAAGGGAGATTAAGTTAGTTGGCGAGGCTTTTTTCGATGTACGGCATGATTCCCTGAGCCCTTTTTTCATAGATGCCGGAAAATTTAAAATTAAGGTGTTAGGCACATCTTTCCTGGTTCAGGCAGATAGCAGCCAAACCTCCTCGGTATCCATTAAATCAGGCATTGTAAATGTCAGCAATGAGCATGATTATTCAGAAAACCTCTTCAAAAATGAACAAATAGTTTTTGAAAAAACCGAGCCTCTCCCCTTAAAAAGGAAAATTGATCCGGAAATCAGTTTCGCTAAAGTTGAAAACATTTTATGGTATGAAAACACCAGGTTAGATTTTGTTTTGGAGGATTTAAAAAAATGGTATGGCTTAGAAAAACTGGAACAGATTGGTCCAATACATGAATTTAAAATTACCGGAAAATATAGAAACCAAACCTTAAAAGAAATATTACAATCCATTTCATATTCAACTGGAATTGCCTATGAATTAAATGACAAACAATTAAAAATCACAACAAAATAAAAAAGGCTGGCTTGCGCCAACAAGACCAGCCCAAACAAACTGTAAAAACTAACCTTAAATTATGAAAAAAAAATTACTCATCCTATTTATGAGGATAAGCATCCACATGTTGACTATTGCCTTTTTGGTTTACATCGGAAGTGGAATAGTCTGGGCACATGAGACAGATGCCCAACAATTGAAAGATACCTTCATTCAAACAAAGAAGGGGACATTTTCCTTAAAACAGGTGATTCGCAAGATCGAACAATCCAGCGACTTCAATTTTACATTCTACGATAGCCATCTATTGGCTACGGAGGTTGTAATTAAGGGAGGCAATTTTGACCTCGAATCTCTTTTAGAAGAAATAGCAAGGCAATCGGGTCTTTCATTTCTGCAAGTGAACAACAATATTGCCATCCGAAGCAACAGGGCTAAAGACATCGATTCATCAGTAAATGAATTGATAAACATTGAGGGTGTTATCAGAGATGCAAAAACTGGTGAACCTCTTCCAGGAGTGAATATTCTTATTAAAGGGACCACGAAAGGAACAGTTACCGATATAGAAGGAAGGTTTAAAATTGACGCGGAAAGAAACGAAACCTTATTGGTTTCTTTTATTGGATATGAAAGTCAGGAAATCCGTGTTGGCAATGAAAGCTTTTTAGTAATAACTCTAAACGAAGACAATAAAAGCCTGGATGAGGTAGTAATTATTGGATATGGAACCCAAAGTAAACAAGATGTCTCAGGTTCTATAGCATCCCTATCAGTCACAGATAAACGTTTGGCGGAACTTCCGCTCATGAATCCGGAACAGTTGATGCAGGGAAGGATTGCAGGGGTGAATGTGACACAAAACTCCGGAACTCCAGGAGGACGATCCACGGTAAGAATTAGGGGAGCTAGTTCCATTACAGGCGGAAATGATCCTTTATATGTTGTTGATGGAATTCCTATCAATGTTGGAAATTACAACGGGGCAGCAGGGGGTGCAGTATCTCAAAATCCTTTATCGAATATCAGCCCTAATGAAATTGAAAGCATTGAAGTTTTAAAAGATGCTGCAGCCGCTGCCATCTATGGATCAAGGGCTTCCAATGGTGTAATTATTATCACAACAAAAAGGGGATCCGAAGGACGGTCCAGAGTTAGCTTCAATGCATACACAGGAATTCAAGAAGTATCCAGACGCATACCATTGATGAATGGTCCGGAATGGGGCGAACTTATAAATGAAGCCCGTGCTAATGTAGGACTGGCACCAATTTTTGAAGACCCATCTACCCTTCCCACTACAGACTGGCAGGATGAAATCTTTAGGAGAGCTCCAATACAAAATTATGAGGTATCCTTATCGGGAGGAACCCAAAAATCACAATATTTCCTTTCCGGAGGTTATTTTGACCAATCAGGTGTGGTTATTGCCAGTGGATTTAGAAGGGGAAATTTCAGGTTTAACTTTGATCAACACCTTAATGACCGAATGAAAACAGGTGTAAGCCTTAGTTTAACCCGTTCAACCCAAGACCGTGTAAGTACAAGTGACAGGCAGGGAATCGTGGCTGTAGCAATAGTAAAATCACCCGCTATTCCTGTAAGATTAGAGGATGGAAGTCTAAATCCTGTGGATCCTTATATCAGTAATCTTGACAACCCTGTAATTATAGCTGAGCAAGTCAGAAATCAAGCTTTCAATAACCGTGTAATTGGTAATGGGTACATCGATTTTGAAATCATTGACGGTCTGACATTAAGAAGCACCCTGGGAGTTGATTATCTTGGCCTGGAAGAAGTATTATTTGTCCCAAGAAATAATTTGACCGTTGTGGGAAGGACTACTAATGGTTCTGGAACCAACAGCTTTACTCAAGATATAGGATGGATCAATGAAAATACTTTATCCTATATTAAAGAATTTTCTGCTGATCACCGCTTTAATGCATTATTAGGTTATTCTTTACAAACGTCTGAATTTTCAAGAACTATTGCTTCTGCCACCAATTTTGCTTTGGAATCTATCCCTACCCTTGCCTCAGCTTCCATAAAAAATTCAAGTTCTACTGGAAGCAGCTGGGGGCTGGTCTCTTATTTTTCCAGGTTTAACTACTCCTTCAAAAACAAGCTGGTTTTAGCCGCTAGTTACAGAATCGACGGATCTTCAAGATTTTCTGAAAACAACAAATATGGAAGTTTTCCATCCGTATCAGCCGCTTACCGCTTGGGACAGGAAGATTTTCTAAGAAATCTCAAGTGGCTCAATGAGTTCAAAATCAGAGGCAGCTGGGGAAGAACAGGAAATCAGGAAATAGGGAATTTCACATCAAGAGGACTTTTTGCTGGTGGATTTAATTACATTGGTTTGTCTGGATTAGCTCCAATACAACTGGAAAATCCTGACCTGACCTGGGAAACCACAGAGCAGACAAATCTTGGATTTGATTTTTCATTTTTGAATAAGCGATTAAATGTTTCAACTGATGTTTATTTAAAACAGACTTCAGGTCTTTTACTGGATGTTTTATTACCGGCCACTTCAGGATTCAACAGTTCTCTTCAAAACGTTGGTAATGTTGAAAACAGGGGACTTGAACTGGCCTTCAATTCTGTAAACATTCGAAACAATAAATTTTCGTGGTTATCAGATTTTAACATCAACTTCAACAGAAATAAAGTGACCAATCTTCCTGGAGGCCCCAGACCGCTAGGATTTAATGGTTATGCCAGCATTATCAAGGAAGGCTTTCCTCTGGGAACTTTCTATGGTTGGAGGATAATACGTGTGAATCCCGAAACAGGCAATTTCGACTTTGAAGATCTTGATGGCGATGGTAATATTCCATTTGCTTCCACAAGCACTGATGTTCAGGTTATAGGCAGTGCCCAGCCTAAATTCACAGGAGGGCTAACCAACACTTTTACATTAGGAAAGTTTGACGCTTCGGTATTTATGCACTTTGTCTATGGAAACCAGATTTTTGATTTAGCGGAATATTCTTATGGAAGACTTCATACCTGGTTTAATTCAAGCAGAAAAATAGCTGAAAACAGATGGAGACAACCAGGCGATATTACTACTGTTCAAAGAGCCGCTTGGGGCGATCCGACAAGAAATGGGTCTGTGTCTGACCGTACTATTTCAGATGGATCTTTCCTGAGGATCAAAAATGTCTCGTTAGGTTACAACCACAGTAATCCAAAATTAGAAAAAATCGGAATACAAGGGGTTAGGCTCTATTTGGCAGCCAATAACCTATTCACATTCACCCGTTACCAAGGATATGATCCAGAGGTAAACGGATTTGAAGATGATGCAAGATTTGGTTTTGATGCCAACTCCTACCCACAAGCCAGATCTTACATTTTTGGATTAAATGTTACGTTCTAATTTAAAGATAAACATGAAGAAAATACATAAAATTTCTATCCTGATTTGCTTCATTTTCCTTGCTCAGGCATGTAATATTCTGGATCAGGAACCTATTGATGCTGTGTCAAACCAAAGGCTTTTCACTAGAGGTTCTGATGCTGAACCCGCCATAATAGGAGCATATGAAGCTGCAGCCCGTCTCGGACAAAACTATGTTTTGATGGCAGAAATACCCACCAAAAATATTGTTGGAAATGCATTGAACAGACAGTTTGAACAGATGAACAACTTGTTGTTTTTAGATGACAACGGGTTCTACAACAACTTATGGAGAGAAAATTATCTCTTGATAAGCAGGGTAAACGTCATCATTTCACGAGTCCCTGGAATTGAAGACTTATCAACGGAAAACAAAAACAGGGTCTTGGCTGAAGCCCGATTCCTAAGGGCTTTTGCCTACTTCAATCTGGTGAGGTATTTCGGAAATGTTCCTTTGATTACAGAACCTACCACCACCGCAGATCTAGTAAGTCTTCAGGTTAGCAGAGATCCTACGGAAAAAGTCTATGAACAGATTTTTTCCGACCTTGAATTTGCCAAGCAAAACTTACCTGATAATTTCTCTGGTACGCTGGCAACAAAAGCAAGGGCAACAAAAGCAGCAGCTTTTGCTTTGGCAACAAGGATACACCTTTTCCGAAAAGAATATAGCCAAGTCCTTTCAAATTCGGAGCAGGTAATTTCATTGAGAGGGAGAAGCCTCACCAATTCCTATCAATCCCTTTATGCCGACAGGAATACCGATGAAGCAATTTGGGAAATCAATTATGACAATATCGTCACCAATACCATGGCAAGGACTTTCCTCCCTGGAGCCCTTGGTGGTGTAAGAATGCTCGAAGTCAATCCAGACATCATCTCGGCTTATGAAGCAGGGGACCTTAGAAAAAATGTCACAATTGGAATGCAAGCCGG
This Cecembia calidifontis DNA region includes the following protein-coding sequences:
- a CDS encoding SusC/RagA family TonB-linked outer membrane protein; its protein translation is MKKKLLILFMRISIHMLTIAFLVYIGSGIVWAHETDAQQLKDTFIQTKKGTFSLKQVIRKIEQSSDFNFTFYDSHLLATEVVIKGGNFDLESLLEEIARQSGLSFLQVNNNIAIRSNRAKDIDSSVNELINIEGVIRDAKTGEPLPGVNILIKGTTKGTVTDIEGRFKIDAERNETLLVSFIGYESQEIRVGNESFLVITLNEDNKSLDEVVIIGYGTQSKQDVSGSIASLSVTDKRLAELPLMNPEQLMQGRIAGVNVTQNSGTPGGRSTVRIRGASSITGGNDPLYVVDGIPINVGNYNGAAGGAVSQNPLSNISPNEIESIEVLKDAAAAAIYGSRASNGVIIITTKRGSEGRSRVSFNAYTGIQEVSRRIPLMNGPEWGELINEARANVGLAPIFEDPSTLPTTDWQDEIFRRAPIQNYEVSLSGGTQKSQYFLSGGYFDQSGVVIASGFRRGNFRFNFDQHLNDRMKTGVSLSLTRSTQDRVSTSDRQGIVAVAIVKSPAIPVRLEDGSLNPVDPYISNLDNPVIIAEQVRNQAFNNRVIGNGYIDFEIIDGLTLRSTLGVDYLGLEEVLFVPRNNLTVVGRTTNGSGTNSFTQDIGWINENTLSYIKEFSADHRFNALLGYSLQTSEFSRTIASATNFALESIPTLASASIKNSSSTGSSWGLVSYFSRFNYSFKNKLVLAASYRIDGSSRFSENNKYGSFPSVSAAYRLGQEDFLRNLKWLNEFKIRGSWGRTGNQEIGNFTSRGLFAGGFNYIGLSGLAPIQLENPDLTWETTEQTNLGFDFSFLNKRLNVSTDVYLKQTSGLLLDVLLPATSGFNSSLQNVGNVENRGLELAFNSVNIRNNKFSWLSDFNINFNRNKVTNLPGGPRPLGFNGYASIIKEGFPLGTFYGWRIIRVNPETGNFDFEDLDGDGNIPFASTSTDVQVIGSAQPKFTGGLTNTFTLGKFDASVFMHFVYGNQIFDLAEYSYGRLHTWFNSSRKIAENRWRQPGDITTVQRAAWGDPTRNGSVSDRTISDGSFLRIKNVSLGYNHSNPKLEKIGIQGVRLYLAANNLFTFTRYQGYDPEVNGFEDDARFGFDANSYPQARSYIFGLNVTF
- a CDS encoding RagB/SusD family nutrient uptake outer membrane protein; the protein is MKKIHKISILICFIFLAQACNILDQEPIDAVSNQRLFTRGSDAEPAIIGAYEAAARLGQNYVLMAEIPTKNIVGNALNRQFEQMNNLLFLDDNGFYNNLWRENYLLISRVNVIISRVPGIEDLSTENKNRVLAEARFLRAFAYFNLVRYFGNVPLITEPTTTADLVSLQVSRDPTEKVYEQIFSDLEFAKQNLPDNFSGTLATKARATKAAAFALATRIHLFRKEYSQVLSNSEQVISLRGRSLTNSYQSLYADRNTDEAIWEINYDNIVTNTMARTFLPGALGGVRMLEVNPDIISAYEAGDLRKNVTIGMQAGQPFVNKYTRANSGSDNIIVFRLAEVLLSRAEALAETSFPSSEATELLNEIRRRAGLSPVSLNEKNAFINQLYKDRRLELCYEGHEWFDLVRTDRLGSVLGITDPNKRIWPIPAVELLRNPNLLPQNPGY